The nucleotide window ACAGTCGCACCAACACCATCACAACTCCTCTTTGCCACTACTGCAAGTCCACAATCACTAGCATGACCACCACCATGGTCGGCATTCCACCAAATATGGTCGCCACTTCCTGTATTACCATTGCACCAATATGGTCACCACTGCCATTGTTACAATGACATACACTGCCACTCACTGCTAGTACCAGAATCAACTGCCATAATCTCCACCACCACACAACACTCCTACCAACAAGTTCGACTTCTGTCAAAGTTTCTAAGAATGAAATGTGACAACCACTACTTTTGCAGGCTTTTATAGAACTAAAAATTTatctgaaattttctcaaaaggaGAGTATTCCAAGCTGAACTCTAGAGTAATAAATCACAGAGCTGGTCAACTAAGTCATGTTACCTTCTTCTCTCAAGGCATAATGATGCAAGTACTAGCTCAACAAATGGAATGTTGCTGCCTCCTAATCAAAATATTTTACGAGGATAATAACAAGCAAGCCTCTAATTATAAGTTATTGCAAGATGCTGCTCTGGATGTGGTATGTTTATCAAACACTATACCGGTGAAACTGATGCCATAGAAGAGCTTTCCTTTTCTAATCTGAGAAAAGAGCTTACTTTAACTTTTTACCTCTTTAAGGGATAAAGAATAATGTACCTCGAGAGGGGAATCCCCACTTAAGGGCTTCacacctgtcacagagcaaccCATAATCAGGCCATGCCGGCGAACTCCACGGTACCACTTTGGACCAATTCTTTTTAGTTTAATATCTTTGAAACCTGCCTTTTGGAACCACTCAATGTATTCTTCCTCTGTTGGGAAGAGCATCCACACGTCTGCGAAAAAACGAGACAGCCAGAAGGTTGGGTACACAGGGCCTATAAGACAGGCTTTTCCTCCTATTTTTAGTACCCTGTATGCTTCCTTGATTCCACGCTGTGGATCCGGCCAGTACTCTATACTGAGAACAAAATCATAAGATTGCATAAGACATACAGCACCAACATTCTTGTATAAACAATCTATCTTGTATAGTATTACAACATGCTTTGTAGTGGAAAGCCCTAAAAAGCCCAACAATCTGAAAGCATAATACTCTTCAATTAATTTTCTCTTAAAGTTAAATTTGCTATAACAACTGCTTTCAATTTCTTTCATCCACCTCAATGATAAATCTGAAATAACGAAAGCAACATCATTACAGGAATGAATATCAAAATAAGATCAGATTCCATTTTTATATCACAAATTTCAATCCTCACTTGCACTTCCTTTTGAATGGCACTACATTACAGCAAAGCAACAGCAGCATAGATGTTACCTTCCAGCAGAGACATATCTATCCGCATAATCAGTTGGGAATGGCAGATCCTCGGCATCACCTTCGATAATCTTGCACTCTTTCAAGGGCTCCTTCTCCTTAGCCTTGGCAAGCTGGTGCGGTGATTGGTCAAGAATTGTAACATTTTTGGCATCCACATGCTTCACAATCCCCAGTGTTGTGAACCCAGTTCCACCTCCAACATCTACCACTGTCATATTCCTGTCATAAAGATCAGCCGGCTCGAGAGCATCGTCTCTCATATCCTCAGTCCAATGCCCAGGGTTTATCACATGATCATAGACTACAGATAAAAACCTATAGAACCAAAATGCTTCTTGCTTGTGCTGTATAAACCTCGGCTGAGAAGCAGGCCTTGAGGATGAGACACTGCATATGGGTCCCAAAGTTCTAGCCCTGGAATTCCTTCCATAACTAACTGAAACCTTTTTGGGGAAAGACCCATATTGAAAATTTCCCCCGAAACCTAACCCAGTTGGTGCTATGCCAGAAGTGAGTTTCATATTTTGAGCTCCATAGAGCATTGAAATAGCCATGGTATGATAAAAGGAAACAAAACCCACAAAATTAAAATGCTAATTTACACTTTTTATCTCACTGATTACTCCAAACTAAAATCAAAGAAATGTATCAGATAACATGGGGATTAAGAATCAGAGTGAAGTGAGCATAGAAGCAACAACCATGGGGATTCATACTGAAACCACCATACTCAAAATCAAATAAGGAAAGGATTACCAAACAGAACCGGCTTACCGATGATTGTTCTACAGTGGGAGATAGGAAGACATAGTATTGGTAGCCACCACGTGCTGTGGGTCAGTGCTGTAGTAGCTGCCAGAGACCTTAAACGTACCGTTTTGGACATTCATGTAAGACAAGGCCGGTGCTTTTATTATTTGTGTCTTCTTCTGAGTTCAGATTGGCTATTACCCTTGGGGAATCAAACTGAAGAGCTTGGAGAATACCAAATGCTCTCTCCACATCTTTTCTGTATGCTTCCTGCATCCTTGTGAAATGTTGTGTCTGCGGCGACCTCGGGTTTCGGATTGCTTGTACAAAGGAACCCCACTTAGGGTATATGCCATCAACTAGGTAATAACATTGACGATAATGCCTATTATGTACCTGGTAGTTCACTTCAGGGGTTTCACCGGTGCATACGTCATTGAACAACGGTGAACATCCAAGGACGTTAATATCATTCAGGGAACCTGGAAGTCCGAAGAAGGCATGCCAAATCCAAGTATCGTAGGAGGCCACCGCCTCTAAGATGATTGTGGGCTTCCCCTTGTAGCCAGTATACTGCCCTGCCCATCCGGTGGGACAATTTTTCCATTGCCAATGCATACAATCAAGGCTACCGATCATCCCCGGGAATCCCCGTTCTGCAGCTTTGTCAAGCAGCCGTCGCAAATCTGCCGGTGTTGGTCGGCGGAGGTAAGTCTCATGGTACACATTCCAGATTGCTTTTGTGAAGTGCTCAAAAATCTCAATGGCAGTGGACTTCGCAATATCTAGGTAATCATCGCAGAAATCAGCTGTGATGCCATACGCGAGCATTCTCATGGCGCATGTCAGCTTTTGTTCAGTGGATAAGCTGAGTCTCCCACAAGCATCTcttgtttgaacaaaat belongs to Rosa chinensis cultivar Old Blush chromosome 4, RchiOBHm-V2, whole genome shotgun sequence and includes:
- the LOC112200119 gene encoding 2-methyl-6-phytyl-1,4-hydroquinone methyltransferase, chloroplastic; this translates as MAISMLYGAQNMKLTSGIAPTGLGFGGNFQYGSFPKKVSVSYGRNSRARTLGPICSVSSSRPASQPRFIQHKQEAFWFYRFLSVVYDHVINPGHWTEDMRDDALEPADLYDRNMTVVDVGGGTGFTTLGIVKHVDAKNVTILDQSPHQLAKAKEKEPLKECKIIEGDAEDLPFPTDYADRYVSAGSIEYWPDPQRGIKEAYRVLKIGGKACLIGPVYPTFWLSRFFADVWMLFPTEEEYIEWFQKAGFKDIKLKRIGPKWYRGVRRHGLIMGCSVTGVKPLSGDSPLELGPKVEDVRKPVNPFVFLFRLILGATAGAL
- the LOC112198645 gene encoding uncharacterized protein LOC112198645; amino-acid sequence: MSAAALQIQNLEDEDSQWGGSSEGRTYKARDRELMDLRLKAQYFTDPCRYEPNIFRRRYRMQPWVFDKMMRDVANYDPYFVQTRDACGRLSLSTEQKLTCAMRMLAYGITADFCDDYLDIAKSTAIEIFEHFTKAIWNVYHETYLRRPTPADLRRLLDKAAERGFPGMIGSLDCMHWQWKNCPTGWAGQYTGYKGKPTIILEAVASYDTWIWHAFFGLPGSLNDINVLGCSPLFNDVCTGETPEVNYQVHNRHYRQCYYLVDGIYPKWGSFVQAIRNPRSPQTQHFTRMQEAYRKDVERAFGILQALQFDSPRVIANLNSEEDTNNKSTGLVLHECPKRYV